A window of the Salvelinus fontinalis isolate EN_2023a chromosome 26, ASM2944872v1, whole genome shotgun sequence genome harbors these coding sequences:
- the LOC129824437 gene encoding ras-related protein Rap-2b-like, whose product MREYKVVVLGSGGVGKSALTVQFVTGSFIEKYDPTIEDFYRKEIEVDSSPSVLEILDTAGTEQFASMRDLYIKNGQGFILVYSLVNQQSFQDIKALRDQIIRVKRYERVPMVLVGNKVDLEGEREVSSGEGKVLAQEWNCPFMETSAKNKGLVDELFAEIVRQMNYSSLPSGGDRCCSCVLF is encoded by the coding sequence ATGAGGGAGTATAAAGTAGTCGTGTTGGGCTCGGGCGGCGTGGGCAAATCTGCATTGACTGTCCAGTTTGTGACGGGGTCCTTCATTGAGAAATACGACCCCACAATAGAGGATTTTTACCGAAAGGAGATCGAGGTGGACTCGTCTCCCTCTGTTCTGGAGATACTGGACACGGCGGGGACCGAACAGTTCGCCTCCATGCGAGACCTGTACATCAAAAACGGGCAGGGGTTTATTTTGGTGTACAGTCTGGTCAACCAGCAGAGCTTCCAAGACATCAAGGCGTTGAGGGATCAAATCATCCGAGTGAAAAGATACGAGCGAGTGCCCATGGTATTGGTTGGAAATAAAGTGGACTTGGAAGGCGAGAGAGAGGTCTCTTCCGGGGAAGGCAAGGTGCTGGCTCAGGAGTGGAATTGCCCGTTTATGGAAACTTCTGCCAAAAATAAAGGCTTGGTCGACGAACTGTTCGCAGAAATCGTGAGACAGATGAACTATTCCTCTTTACCCAGCGGTGGAGATCGCTGTTGTTCTTGTGTTCTTTTCTAA